In Desulfonatronovibrio magnus, a single window of DNA contains:
- the pal gene encoding peptidoglycan-associated lipoprotein Pal, whose protein sequence is MNQKRYFILLALLAALVLSFGCGKQTVDTPRDPHAQLSEEERARLAEEQRRQEMERQALEERRLQEERLARERDRVSDEQLLEEVIDVILATRIHFAFDSYELNQEARSELQKIAENLKKFDTLRLVIEGHCDERGTAEYNLALGERRARAAYEFLILLGVPSQRLQIISYGEERPLDPRSNESAWAQNRRAEFKILQ, encoded by the coding sequence ATGAATCAGAAGAGGTATTTTATTTTGCTGGCTTTGCTCGCTGCCTTGGTCTTAAGCTTTGGTTGCGGCAAACAAACTGTAGATACCCCCCGGGACCCTCACGCTCAGTTGAGCGAAGAGGAACGCGCAAGACTGGCTGAAGAACAAAGAAGACAGGAGATGGAACGGCAGGCCCTTGAAGAAAGAAGACTGCAGGAGGAAAGGCTGGCCCGGGAACGAGACCGCGTAAGCGATGAGCAGCTTCTTGAAGAGGTTATTGATGTCATTCTGGCTACTCGCATCCACTTCGCGTTTGATTCTTACGAACTAAACCAGGAAGCAAGGTCGGAACTCCAGAAGATTGCCGAGAATTTGAAAAAATTCGACACTTTGCGCTTAGTCATTGAAGGACATTGCGACGAAAGAGGTACAGCCGAATACAACCTTGCCCTTGGCGAAAGAAGAGCAAGAGCAGCCTACGAGTTTCTGATCCTGCTGGGAGTACCTTCTCAGCGATTGCAGATCATAAGCTACGGCGAAGAAAGGCCCTTGGATCCTCGTTCCAATGAAAGTGCCTGGGCTCAGAACAGAAGAGCCGAGTTCAAAATTCTCCAATAG
- a CDS encoding efflux RND transporter periplasmic adaptor subunit, with product MLKKIIMFLFFAGLTGVLIYFLLPSPPQVNVLSVQKGEFIEFTEDEGVTSLRHTYKISAPLNGFMQRIDLEVGDNIQQGQKLFSVEPAPVQALDLRAHQQALHNLEAAESRYKAMIQTSESARHEHSLIVKEYQRNKLLFEQNLISQAQMDRYEAAFYQSQAGLRAIFHNVKAAGYEVSNARAVLDIAAGSRFGENSFLYIKSPVSGVIIGRERYQEGPVISGESILKIADLNQLEVRVDLLSVEAVRIKPGMEVIIEHWGGEQALTGVVRMIEPTGFTKVSALGVDEQRVPVYITLNTPRDDWQSLGYGYRVEARFIISRYQDAVYIPTSALFRQDDKWTVFVIIEDRIFFRAVEPGTRSGLFTMIEEGLEPGELIVNHPGDNLHDGQKIEVR from the coding sequence ATGCTGAAAAAAATAATAATGTTTCTTTTTTTTGCTGGTCTAACTGGTGTGCTGATTTATTTTTTGCTTCCTTCACCTCCTCAAGTAAATGTTCTATCGGTGCAAAAAGGAGAATTTATTGAGTTTACAGAAGATGAAGGCGTAACATCTCTCAGACACACGTATAAAATCTCTGCACCTCTTAATGGTTTTATGCAAAGAATTGATCTTGAAGTCGGGGATAATATTCAGCAGGGCCAAAAGCTGTTCAGCGTTGAACCTGCTCCGGTTCAGGCTCTTGACCTTAGAGCTCATCAACAGGCCCTGCATAATCTTGAAGCTGCTGAATCAAGATACAAGGCCATGATTCAGACCAGTGAGTCAGCCAGACATGAGCACAGCCTGATTGTTAAGGAATATCAGAGGAACAAGCTTCTCTTTGAGCAAAATTTGATTTCTCAGGCACAAATGGACAGATATGAAGCTGCATTCTATCAGAGTCAGGCCGGCCTTAGGGCAATTTTTCATAACGTTAAAGCAGCTGGATATGAAGTCAGTAACGCCAGGGCTGTGCTGGATATTGCCGCTGGATCAAGGTTTGGTGAAAACAGTTTTCTGTATATAAAATCACCTGTCTCCGGGGTTATAATAGGGCGAGAACGTTACCAGGAAGGGCCTGTTATCTCCGGGGAGTCCATTCTTAAAATAGCTGATTTGAATCAGTTGGAAGTCAGGGTTGATCTTTTGTCAGTAGAAGCAGTCAGAATAAAACCCGGCATGGAGGTTATCATAGAGCACTGGGGTGGTGAGCAGGCATTAACGGGTGTGGTCAGAATGATAGAACCTACAGGGTTTACAAAAGTTTCCGCTCTCGGTGTTGATGAGCAACGGGTGCCGGTCTATATTACTCTTAATACCCCAAGAGATGATTGGCAGAGCTTGGGGTACGGTTACCGCGTTGAGGCCAGGTTTATTATTTCAAGATACCAGGACGCAGTCTACATTCCAACCAGTGCATTGTTCAGGCAGGATGATAAATGGACTGTTTTTGTCATAATTGAGGACAGAATTTTTTTCAGGGCAGTAGAACCGGGAACGCGCAGCGGTTTGTTTACCATGATTGAAGAAGGCTTGGAACCAGGAGAACTTATAGTTAATCATCCAGGGGATAATTTGCACGATGGGCAAAAAATTGAGGTCAGGTAG
- a CDS encoding ABC transporter permease, translating into MSVLNRKLARDLLNFKAQAASIAVVVGSGVMVLILFATTLDSIRQSRDDFYLSNHFAHIFTEVTRAPELLAERAARIPGVNIVETRVVAPVRIEVSGFNDPIRGTVLSIPDGRQPLLNQLHIHQGVLPPAHCDHRVVVSESFANAHGLKVSDTFKTVIRGRMQNLTISGIGLSPEYIYQVGPADIIPDYERYAIIWMNRKALAGAFNMEGAFNSLILSVQAGANKNSIIDALDLLLEPYGSVGAYQRIDQLSHRFLDQEIDQLRVMTVVLPAIFLSVSAFLLNVLLARIVRTQRQQIAVLKAFGYQNHTIGFHFIKLTCIIIVAGSLLGTLLGMWAAEAMAVLYAEYFRFPELSFKMRVEFIVAAVSVAFGAGLLGTVRAIMEAVNRPPAEAMRPPAPEKFTKGVMDSPLLSKFIHQPTRIIIRNLTRQRAKTRMSILGIGLAGSLLVLGSFQFGSVNHMLDTQYNLILKMDVQVEFDEPASLSAVAGLSILPGVMYVEPYRDVPVRLIHNRSQFRTNISGVNQQPVLRSILDNDYQPVEVPLDGLLISNYLAEYLEVTIGDVIQVEIMEGRRGIYDISVAGTVQEPIGVNVYMHRPALNKLMREAPAISGAWMLTDTQLNDQLFARLGQIPKVAGISQLSKAEQNIRGYIDTTILFFMFILLVLSGSIVFAVVYNNARIAFAERIRELATLRVLGFTMGEISWILIGEMVILCIISIPAGWGIGICFSYFLNQMMATDLFRLPFVLTLDIFAFSAAGVLCAALLSVFFIKRRLNRLDMVEALKAE; encoded by the coding sequence GTGAGCGTACTTAACCGTAAGCTTGCGCGAGACTTACTCAACTTCAAGGCTCAGGCTGCTTCCATTGCTGTAGTTGTTGGCTCAGGTGTAATGGTTTTAATCCTGTTTGCTACAACACTTGATTCCATCAGGCAATCCCGTGATGATTTCTACCTCTCCAACCACTTTGCACATATTTTCACAGAAGTTACAAGAGCGCCGGAACTTTTAGCTGAGCGCGCTGCCCGTATTCCGGGCGTTAATATCGTGGAGACAAGGGTTGTAGCCCCGGTAAGAATTGAAGTTTCTGGGTTTAACGATCCCATACGAGGCACAGTTTTATCTATCCCGGACGGTCGTCAACCTTTGCTTAATCAGCTGCATATCCATCAAGGGGTTCTGCCGCCAGCACATTGTGATCACCGGGTAGTTGTCAGCGAGTCGTTTGCCAATGCGCACGGACTAAAAGTAAGTGACACATTCAAGACCGTAATCCGGGGGAGAATGCAGAATCTGACCATTTCAGGCATCGGACTTTCACCGGAGTATATATATCAGGTGGGCCCGGCAGACATCATTCCTGACTATGAGCGCTACGCCATTATCTGGATGAATCGCAAGGCTCTTGCCGGGGCATTCAACATGGAAGGCGCCTTTAACAGTCTGATCTTGTCAGTACAGGCTGGAGCCAATAAGAACTCCATCATTGATGCTCTTGATCTTCTGCTTGAGCCTTACGGATCAGTGGGTGCTTACCAACGGATTGATCAGCTGTCACACCGTTTTCTTGATCAGGAAATTGATCAGTTGCGCGTGATGACAGTGGTCCTTCCAGCCATTTTTCTGAGTGTTTCCGCTTTTCTGCTGAATGTATTACTGGCAAGGATAGTCAGAACCCAGAGACAGCAGATTGCTGTATTAAAAGCGTTTGGTTATCAAAACCATACCATTGGTTTCCATTTCATTAAGCTGACTTGCATAATTATTGTTGCCGGTTCTCTGCTTGGAACACTGCTTGGTATGTGGGCTGCCGAGGCAATGGCAGTTCTATATGCAGAATATTTCAGATTTCCGGAACTCTCATTTAAAATGCGGGTTGAGTTTATTGTTGCAGCTGTGTCTGTTGCGTTTGGAGCCGGATTGCTCGGCACTGTTCGCGCAATCATGGAAGCTGTGAACAGACCACCCGCTGAAGCCATGCGGCCACCTGCTCCAGAAAAATTTACAAAAGGGGTTATGGACTCACCCTTGCTTAGTAAATTTATACACCAGCCAACCAGGATAATTATTAGAAATCTAACGAGGCAACGCGCCAAGACACGTATGTCCATACTTGGTATTGGCCTTGCCGGGTCACTTCTTGTTCTTGGCAGTTTCCAATTCGGGTCTGTGAACCACATGCTGGATACACAATACAACCTTATATTGAAGATGGACGTTCAGGTGGAGTTTGACGAGCCTGCTTCCCTGAGCGCTGTAGCCGGGCTTTCTATCCTTCCAGGAGTAATGTATGTTGAGCCTTATCGTGATGTGCCGGTGAGGCTCATACATAATCGGTCCCAGTTCAGAACAAATATCTCAGGTGTAAATCAGCAGCCAGTGCTCAGATCAATTCTTGACAATGATTACCAGCCTGTAGAAGTACCCCTGGATGGCCTGCTTATTTCTAACTATCTTGCTGAATACCTGGAAGTCACTATTGGCGATGTGATTCAGGTGGAGATTATGGAAGGCCGGCGCGGAATTTATGATATCTCTGTTGCAGGAACAGTTCAGGAGCCCATTGGTGTGAATGTCTATATGCACAGGCCTGCACTGAATAAGCTTATGCGCGAGGCCCCGGCTATTTCAGGAGCCTGGATGCTGACTGACACACAACTCAATGACCAGCTGTTTGCCAGGTTGGGCCAGATCCCCAAAGTTGCAGGTATCTCACAACTTTCCAAGGCAGAGCAGAATATCAGGGGATATATAGATACTACTATACTGTTTTTCATGTTTATATTGCTCGTGCTTTCAGGTTCTATAGTTTTTGCAGTAGTATACAACAACGCCCGCATTGCCTTTGCTGAAAGAATTCGTGAACTTGCAACTCTGAGAGTTCTCGGTTTTACCATGGGCGAGATTTCATGGATTCTAATCGGTGAAATGGTTATTTTGTGTATTATTTCCATCCCCGCAGGATGGGGTATTGGAATTTGCTTTTCATACTTTTTGAATCAAATGATGGCAACGGATCTGTTTAGACTGCCTTTTGTGCTTACTCTTGACATTTTTGCCTTTTCAGCAGCAGGAGTTTTGTGTGCGGCATTGTTGTCAGTTTTTTTTATTAAGCGCCGTTTAAACAGGCTTGATATGGTTGAGGCATTGAAGGCGGAATAG
- a CDS encoding ABC transporter ATP-binding protein, with product MEKRYPIFKIKGLTKVYTMGEVQIHALRGVDLKLYPGELIVLLGASGSGKSTLINIIGGLDSATEGDVYFNENRLSFANNRQMTRFRREHIGFVFQFYNLIPSLTALENVSIVTEICSDPMDPGDALSMVGLKDRLHHFPAQMSGGEQQRVAIARAIAKKPTVLMCDEPTGALDSRTGIKVLDVIQQVNAGIGTTTVVITHNEVIGKMAHRIVRISDGRISGIITNEHRASPEELEW from the coding sequence GTGGAGAAGAGATACCCCATTTTTAAGATAAAAGGACTAACCAAGGTCTACACCATGGGTGAAGTGCAGATCCATGCTTTGCGTGGAGTTGATCTAAAGCTTTACCCGGGTGAGCTCATAGTTCTGCTCGGAGCTTCAGGCTCAGGAAAGTCAACTCTTATCAACATAATTGGGGGGCTTGACTCTGCAACAGAGGGTGATGTTTATTTTAATGAAAATCGCCTGTCATTTGCCAACAACCGTCAAATGACGCGTTTTCGCAGAGAACATATTGGCTTTGTCTTTCAGTTTTACAATCTTATCCCCAGCCTGACTGCTTTAGAAAATGTATCCATTGTAACTGAAATATGTTCTGATCCCATGGATCCCGGTGATGCTCTGAGCATGGTGGGTTTAAAAGACCGTCTGCATCACTTTCCTGCACAAATGTCAGGAGGCGAGCAGCAGCGCGTTGCTATAGCTCGGGCCATTGCCAAAAAACCCACTGTTTTAATGTGTGATGAACCTACAGGGGCGTTAGACTCCAGGACAGGCATCAAGGTACTTGATGTTATCCAGCAGGTCAATGCCGGCATTGGAACTACTACAGTAGTGATAACTCATAATGAGGTTATTGGTAAAATGGCTCATCGCATCGTAAGGATAAGTGATGGACGCATATCCGGGATAATTACCAATGAGCACAGAGCTTCTCCTGAGGAACTTGAGTGGTGA
- a CDS encoding aldehyde dehydrogenase family protein, which produces MDIDKLFSLQNAFFLSNETRSLRFRLNHLGQLKLAVQKAEKDILQALKLDLGKSELEAFSTELSVFYNEIDLCFSKLKSWSKVRRVPTNLINLPGASRIIPEPYGVCLIIGPWNYPFQLTFCPLVSALAAGNTAIIKPSELSPAVTRISGEIINSLFSPEYVRVVPGGAKTAARLCALPVHKIFFTGSTRVGKLVASAAAVNLTPVTLELGGKSPVIVASDANLPLAARRIAWGKTLNAGQTCIAPDYLLAHKSIVHELLEVLKSEFSRYIRSVPGSDQDYAKIVNYNHYRRILSLADRDKVIFGNFSNPDSLYISPTILYPVTFSHRCMQEEIFGPLLPVMEYENIDEIIHQIRKLSKPLALYVFSSTRSKAQYVLDHVSSGGAAVNDVIMHAANHHLPFGGVGQSGAGRYHGRAGFNEFSNLKSVLYKPSGFDVPLRYPPWTAWKRKLMSFFL; this is translated from the coding sequence ATGGATATTGATAAACTTTTCAGTCTTCAAAATGCTTTTTTTCTGTCTAATGAAACCAGGTCGCTGAGATTTCGACTCAACCATCTTGGGCAGCTTAAACTGGCGGTTCAAAAGGCGGAAAAAGATATCCTGCAGGCCCTCAAGCTTGATCTCGGCAAGTCAGAACTGGAAGCATTCAGTACAGAATTATCTGTTTTTTATAATGAAATTGATTTATGCTTCAGTAAACTTAAATCATGGTCTAAAGTTAGAAGAGTCCCCACTAATTTGATCAATCTGCCAGGGGCAAGCCGCATTATTCCAGAACCGTATGGTGTGTGCCTTATTATTGGACCCTGGAACTACCCGTTTCAGCTCACCTTCTGTCCACTGGTCTCAGCCCTGGCTGCAGGCAACACTGCGATAATAAAACCAAGTGAATTATCTCCAGCCGTTACCCGGATCAGTGGTGAAATCATTAATTCACTATTTTCACCTGAGTATGTGCGTGTGGTACCTGGAGGAGCAAAGACTGCTGCCAGGCTTTGTGCCCTGCCTGTTCATAAGATTTTTTTCACCGGAAGTACCAGGGTAGGAAAACTGGTTGCCTCAGCAGCTGCTGTTAACTTGACCCCGGTTACTCTTGAGCTGGGTGGCAAGAGTCCGGTTATTGTAGCTTCTGATGCCAACTTGCCTCTTGCTGCGAGGCGCATAGCATGGGGAAAAACCCTCAACGCAGGGCAGACCTGTATTGCCCCGGATTATCTTCTGGCCCATAAAAGTATTGTGCATGAGCTGCTTGAGGTTTTAAAAAGTGAGTTCAGCAGATACATCCGCAGTGTACCTGGTTCTGACCAGGATTATGCAAAAATTGTCAATTATAATCATTACCGCAGGATCTTATCCCTTGCTGATCGTGATAAAGTGATTTTTGGAAACTTTTCAAACCCTGATTCGCTTTATATCTCACCGACAATTCTTTATCCAGTCACTTTCAGTCATCGTTGCATGCAGGAAGAAATTTTCGGTCCGCTCCTGCCTGTTATGGAGTATGAAAATATTGATGAAATTATACACCAGATCAGAAAACTTTCCAAGCCACTGGCACTATATGTGTTCAGCTCCACCAGGAGCAAAGCGCAATATGTGCTGGATCACGTATCCTCGGGCGGTGCAGCTGTTAATGATGTGATTATGCATGCTGCTAATCATCATCTGCCTTTTGGAGGAGTAGGGCAGTCAGGTGCAGGGAGGTACCATGGCCGGGCTGGATTTAATGAATTTTCTAATCTAAAGAGTGTTTTATATAAACCATCAGGATTTGATGTACCGTTGCGCTATCCTCCCTGGACAGCATGGAAAAGGAAGTTGATGAGTTTTTTTCTTTGA
- a CDS encoding SDR family NAD(P)-dependent oxidoreductase: protein MKNTSVLITGGAGGLGSALCSTLARESVGRIIIWDHDSKAVQIMQKKYQNSSFEFIIQTVDVADPRQIKAAFSQLGLAGITIDLLINNAAMAHSSFFSKLHEQDILNCLATNAAGPMLISSILLPKMMRKGKGHIVNICSAGALIPLPGMSVYASSKAALAAWSEALHRELAIDASPVKVTTVYLGHLSTPMFSHVKGAAWMLRLDPQKVSRSIIAAVNKDRCVVYMPLMIRFAHMAKVVLPKSWFDVFFRMLMLNSFMKTREKAR from the coding sequence ATGAAGAACACTTCGGTTCTGATTACGGGTGGAGCGGGTGGGCTGGGCAGTGCTTTATGCTCAACTCTTGCGAGAGAAAGTGTTGGCAGGATCATTATTTGGGACCATGACTCAAAAGCTGTGCAGATAATGCAGAAAAAATATCAGAACAGCAGTTTTGAGTTCATCATACAGACAGTTGATGTTGCTGATCCCAGGCAGATAAAAGCTGCATTCAGTCAGCTGGGCCTGGCCGGCATCACAATTGACCTTCTCATTAACAACGCGGCAATGGCTCACAGCAGTTTTTTCAGCAAGCTCCATGAGCAGGATATATTGAACTGCCTTGCAACTAATGCTGCCGGACCCATGTTAATTTCTTCAATCCTTCTGCCGAAAATGATGCGAAAGGGCAAGGGGCATATTGTTAACATCTGTTCAGCTGGAGCCCTCATCCCGCTTCCAGGCATGTCAGTGTATGCTTCATCCAAGGCTGCGCTTGCAGCCTGGAGTGAGGCTCTGCACAGGGAGCTTGCAATTGATGCCTCGCCAGTTAAGGTTACCACTGTTTATCTGGGGCATTTATCAACGCCCATGTTTTCTCATGTTAAGGGCGCGGCCTGGATGCTTAGACTTGACCCTCAAAAGGTCTCACGCAGCATAATTGCGGCAGTTAACAAGGACCGCTGTGTTGTTTATATGCCCTTAATGATAAGATTTGCGCATATGGCTAAGGTTGTACTGCCCAAATCCTGGTTTGATGTTTTTTTTCGCATGCTTATGCTGAACAGCTTCATGAAAACTCGTGAAAAGGCTCGCTGA
- a CDS encoding SIMPL domain-containing protein, whose product MDNRASNNFMASIIVSLAIVTAALVLSSGIEDFRSYDRYVSVRGFAEREVQADLAYWPISFSAAGNNLQSIQLELDASAEAVFDFLESQGLGGAEVSVSAPRITDQHTFGFAEHQQPANRFTAQSVITVRTNDAAAVKNAMSAAGELVSKGVVLIHSYEFQPIFEYTGLAEIKPEMIAQATQDARQAAQQFARDSGSTVGAIRRASQGLFTINDRDPFTPEIKSVRVVTSVDYFLEE is encoded by the coding sequence ATGGATAATAGAGCTTCCAACAATTTTATGGCAAGTATCATTGTCTCTCTTGCCATTGTGACAGCAGCCCTGGTGCTGAGTTCAGGTATTGAAGATTTCCGCTCATATGACAGGTATGTCAGTGTGCGCGGTTTTGCCGAGCGTGAAGTTCAGGCTGATCTTGCTTACTGGCCCATATCATTCAGTGCTGCCGGCAACAATTTGCAGAGCATCCAACTGGAGCTTGACGCATCAGCTGAGGCTGTGTTCGACTTTTTAGAATCACAGGGCCTTGGCGGAGCAGAGGTTTCAGTTTCTGCACCACGCATAACGGATCAGCATACTTTTGGTTTTGCAGAGCACCAGCAACCGGCTAACCGCTTTACAGCTCAAAGTGTAATTACTGTCCGAACTAATGATGCAGCAGCAGTCAAAAATGCCATGTCAGCAGCAGGAGAGCTTGTATCCAAAGGGGTTGTGCTGATCCATTCCTATGAGTTTCAGCCTATATTTGAATACACCGGACTGGCTGAGATCAAGCCTGAAATGATTGCTCAGGCCACCCAGGATGCCCGACAGGCAGCCCAGCAGTTTGCTCGTGATTCCGGCAGCACTGTGGGGGCTATTCGCAGGGCGAGTCAGGGCCTTTTTACAATCAATGATCGTGATCCTTTTACCCCTGAAATTAAGAGCGTTCGAGTTGTGACCAGTGTTGATTACTTTCTGGAGGAATGA
- a CDS encoding Arm DNA-binding domain-containing protein gives MPKVDLKPHFVQNPTLPTDKAKVDYFDSQIAGFMPEVRSSGRSTHYLRYRDKLGKLKQVKIGTPETMSLDEARSRAKALKSQTIIGFDPREELARLSNSPLPAIKKPIMLVSIALIHNSRARYPSG, from the coding sequence ATGCCCAAAGTAGATCTAAAACCACATTTTGTACAAAACCCAACACTACCCACAGATAAGGCAAAAGTTGATTACTTCGACTCACAGATTGCAGGCTTTATGCCGGAAGTGCGGTCCAGTGGAAGGTCCACGCATTACCTTAGATACAGGGACAAACTGGGAAAACTCAAACAGGTTAAAATAGGCACGCCTGAAACCATGTCCTTAGATGAGGCAAGGTCCCGGGCCAAGGCACTTAAAAGCCAGACCATAATCGGATTTGACCCAAGAGAAGAACTGGCCAGGCTTAGCAATTCCCCCTTGCCTGCGATTAAAAAGCCTATTATGTTAGTATCTATTGCACTTATCCATAATTCCAGGGCAAGATATCCAAGCGGGTGA